The nucleotide sequence AATATaatgtgaggtccagttaccagtgtgacactaaaacaggtagtagtaatgtcTCATTTTTACTCAAGTacatgtcagagcccacacttctttactttaacttgagtgaaaaagtgtagtcagtacttgcAACTTTTACCAAAATCTTTTTACGTAAACATGAttgtatctgtacttctatttgagtgaaggatgtttgtacttttgccatctctggctgtggttgtgtttgtgcatgtgtgtgtgtgtgtgtgtgtgtgtgtgtgagagagagagtgtgtgtgtgtgtgtgtgtgtgtgtgagaggagagagtgtgtgtgtgtgtgttgccacagGGGTGTCATgagtggaggtggtgtgtgtgtgtgagcacagctgtttcgctctctctccagatgTCACAGTCAGAGCTTCGGGATGCTTCGCAGAGAGGATATTAATATCCTAGATAACAAGCCAAAGACACTAAGATATATATTTACTGTATATTTAGTTTCTTCACTAGACTTTGCATTGTATAAACATCAAGACAATCTGAAACACATGTTCATGATTCTGTCACATATACTGTGCAGATTATGAACTGTGATAGGTAAAATATACAAAGATACAGTAAGAAAACAATGCACGTAGGAAAACTTAATTTATTTGAATATAATTTGCAAAGAAGTGAAAATCCAACACATTCTTAAAACATCTATGATAGATATAAAATCAAATAGCGATTGAGATTTAAAACAAACATAACAATCAATCATCAATAAACAATACAACACTCTGCTAAAGCGacaataaaaacataaatacTAATATTTCTCTGCATCTCTGAGTTCCATCCTTTAAAAATAATTCAAGTCATTTGTGTCAGAAGACGCTGTGACACTGCTGCCACCTGCTGGTCAGAGCAGGGAGCGCACCGGTGCAGTCCTTGTACTTTGTACGTTGTCACTGAACAGAAACATTTAACAACTAAACATTTTATGTGGTAAGTTCGAACGACCTTAACGCAAATTAAGACTCTGTATTAACTAACTCTACTGATGTACAAACAAAAACCTTTCAAGCACCCGGCAGTTACACAAAGGCCAACATCCCAAATTGGCCAGAGACTAGAGAGGCTTCTGCTCCACCTGCACCTCTGCCAGAGACACAGCGCCCCCTGTAGGCCACCCAGGGGACTGCAGGCTGGCCCAGTTGCCCCCAACATCCTGAGGGAGTAAGTACCCTGAGGTGTGGAGGCGGGTGGTGGGGGGCAGGTTGGTGGAGGGTAGGGTGATGGGGGGTAGGGTGGTGgctgcagggtggtggggggcagggtgatggggggcagggtggtggggggcagggtgggggggggcagggtggtggggggcagggggggggacatgggggTGTAGGCGGGGGTGCTTcgtcggggagggggggctggaggagctcTGAGCCGGGACGTGTCTCAGCCGGACTGCTGTTGACGTGGTTACCGCACCAACCGTCCGCGTCGTTGCCGTGGCGAGCGAGTCCCTCTAAGGAGCAGGAGAGGCGAGGTTGGGGCAGGACCACGTAGCAGCTCTCGCCCCCGGGGGGGTGCAGggcggaggagcagggggtggaggtggtggagaggcgATTGGCTGCCCTGCGGGGGCCTGGAGAGACAGCTGCTGTGCTGGAGAAGAAGATGTAGGGTCCGCTGAAGCTGTGTCCACTGCAGTCAGGCGTCTGCACCAGCAGGACGGGGGCCGCAGGGAGGGGGTGCATCCACATCCTGGATGTGGATGTGCCATCCACATCCAGGCTCTGCAAGTCAGACATGGAGCTGCACCAGAACACCCCAGGGTTAATGACACACTCAACAAAGaactatgtgtgagtgtgtatgcatgcttgtgtgtgtgtgagagtgtgtgtatgcatgctcatgtgtgtgtgtgtgtgagggtgtgtatgcatgctcgtgtgtgtgtaagggtgtgtatgcatgctcgtgtgtgtgtgtgtgtgagggtgtgtatgcatgctcgtgtgtgtgtgtgtgtgagggtgtgtattcatgctcatgtgtgtgagagtgtgtatgcatgctcgtgtgtgtgtgtgtgtgtgtgtgtgtgagggtgtgcaggCTCACCAGGTGGAACACAGACTGAGGTCTAGGCTCTCTGTGGTGTGGCTGAGAACCCTACATCTGGAACCTTGGGGCAAGGAGAGCCCACCAGGATAGTTCTGTAGAGAGCACACACCACCAggtcaacacagcacaacagaaGCAAACACAACAGAGTGGTACTGACTGGAACAGGATGGAACAGAACCGTTACCTTCACATTCCCCCCCACGATGTCAGAGAGCACTTTGCTCttcacaggagaggggagggagcccTCCCACATCACCATCCGCCTGCGGACAAAACACCTCAACTAAgatcatggacacacacacatgcatgctggcATACaagtatacactcacacacaacacacaccgacttacacatgcacacacactcataacacacacatttgtaaacACACTCACTTGTAGCAGGCTGGTATGGAGAagaagcagagcaggaagaTAGCGGCGGCGCAGACGGCCACGCAGCTGTACAGCGCCGGCGCTGAGAAGGAAGCTGTCAggacacacaggtcacacaggCTGCAGGAATACTTCAAATCTCATTTGACAAGCTTGTGAGACAGCGCTGGAAGACCCAACCCACGTGTGGTGGATTATGAAGATTATGATAATTATGATGATTATGTTTTTAATATGTTTCAACATCACTGAAAGAGCACAGGGCTTTAAAGAGACGCACAGAGGAAACAATAACACAGGCtttcaataaataataaaagtCTGATATGAAACATTTATTGAGGATGATGTAATGACACTACATTATGCAGTCTGGAAGTTCCCAGCTAGGATCAGAGTTTGGTTGCACTTAGACTTAGAAGTCTGAAACTAAGATCGACTCAAAACAGAACGGCTCTTTGTGCGTGCAGCTCCCTGATCTTCTGTGTTGTATCTTTTCGTCCACGTCCACTACAACAGTTAACGCTGTACAGCACAAAGAGCCACTAGTTCTGCTGCTACGTAGTTAGCTtcaggggtgaaaggtcacctGGCTTTGAGGTCCAAGTGGCCAAGGCTGACCACTCGGAGGGAGGGCCTTGGTAGGAGCTGTGGTCAGGGAGCACCTGGACCCGGACCTGGGCCACATAGGGgcgggagggcagcagggagctCCCCAGGACGCTGGCAGACAGAGACCCCTGGGAGACGTTGAAGTCTCTGATCACATGCTGaagaagcaggagaggagagagaggaggagagagggggaggaggagggagggagggagggagggagggagggagggagggagggagggagggagggagggagggagggagggagggagggagggagggaggaggaggaggaggagagaggggaggaggaggaggagagagaggaggagagaggggaggaggaggaggagggaggggagggagggagggaggaagagggaggaggagagaggggacgaggaggagggagtgaggaggagggaggggaggaggaagagggaagggagggagggaggaggaggaggaggaaggaggggagggagggaggaggagagaggggaggagaaggagggagggaggaggagggaggggagggaggaggagggagggagggatggatggaaagaggagaagaagaggagaaggaggaataggtggaaggagagtaggaggaagtagaggatgagatgggagagtggaggagaggaaggaggggtaggAGTCATCATGCACAGAATTCCAGAACTTCATACCAATGTATCCATAGTGGTTCTCATGTGGGCTGATCCACAAATAATTGCTTTGTCACTGTCTCACCTGCGCTCCAGCCGGATAGTAGCGCACCTGATAGGAGGGAGTGACAGTGCTGGCAGACGGGGAAGCAGACCATGTCAGCTGCcagttctctccatcctccttcactctcactTCTCTGGGAGGGTCAAGACAAACTGGGCCAAAGAAAACAATGTTGGAGTTTTAGTGTGAGTAGAGAATCAGACTGACATGTAATACTAAAGTGTTCCATTAGGTGACATCACTGGCACACAATAAAGAGTCAGTCAACAAGGAAgaaagtgattgtgtgtgtgtgtgtgggagggagggagggtgactaACTGGTAGTGCTAGACTGAAACTCCTTGGTGTTGTGAGAAGGCAGCAGCTCCACGTAAAGATGCTCAAGGTCAGAGGCAGATATGAGACAGCTGAACCGCAGCTCTGACTCTCCTGGTTCATCCTGGACCGTGGAGTTAACACAGTACCgcactctgagagagagagagagagagagagagagaggggggggggggggaggaagagagagagtgataataATGGAGAAATGGAGAGTGGAGAGATAAAATAATGGAGGTATGAGTAGATAATAAGTTAAAAGGGAAGCACAGATAGAAACTAAAAGGACACTGGTGACTGTGAACCTCCATCTGTGACTCATTCTCACTCTATCAGTCTGTTTCTCGCTTTCTCATGTTCTCTGCCTTGGACAAGCCACTACTTTATGTGTGTCAAGGTAACAGTGAGAGATCTCCTTTTCTGGAACTGTTATCAGCATCagatttcctcttctctcccccgccccctccctccccgccccctcccccacttccgCCCACCACTTCCCTTCCCTCacttcccccactccctccctccctccctctctctctctctctctctctctctctctctctctctctctctctctctctttcggagACTGCAGAGACTAGACTCACTGGCtggtgtctttgtgtctgcaGGACAGCCGGTAGGTGCTGGCCTGAGCCAGATCCCTGCTCAGCCTCCAGCTACACTTCACcacactgtctgtctccatcacacagcccagcccccaGGGCCCTggggggcgggagagggagggaggcagaggaggggggcggggagaggaagggaggcagaggaggggggcggggcggggagagggagggaggcagaggaggggagggagagaggaggggggagggaggatggaaagAGGAATAGAGGGAGTGGGGCaaggggagaaagacagagagagattattAACACCAATAATTAAAAGGAGTATTATTGTACCTTATTTTTGATCTTGACAAAAGGCTCGCTGCATTGTGAtatcaaacattttaaataatcaTGTAGAGATGTTCCAcccacagggctgtgtgtctgtcacatGTGAGGAGAGTAAGCTCTCACCCTCTGTGGTCTGCCACACCACCAGGGGGCTCCACTCACTCCACACTGCCCACGCCCCCGCGCGCTCGCACCCTGGCCTCGTACCGGCAGCCAGGCTGCTGCGACGTAGCGTTCAGCCTCAGATGGGTGTTAGAGACCTCCACAacctgcaggagaggggagggagaggagacagagggtgagagagggagacgaagggtgagagaggggagagaggggtgagagaggggagagagaaggagacgagGGCTGTGTCTCTAACATGGCCAGCATGACGGTAGAGTTCTTACCGTCCAGTCCTGCTGCTGGGTCCTGTAACTCAGCTGGTAGCGaaggctggaggccaggggggatgggggggggtaggggctggCCCAGTGGAGCAgccgactccctccctcctcagcctgctCTGAGAGCTCCGCTGGTGCACGCGCtctcactgcaacacacacacgcatgcccacACACATGAACGCTGCAGATATGTGGGAAAGGGTTCAGGAAGTGGCCCACAGACACAGAGCCCACAGACACAGGGCTCACAGACACAGGGCTCACAGACACAGGGCTCACAGACACAGGGCTCACAGACACAGGGCTCACAGTACAGCCTTCACAATAATGGATCACTTTGCTTTACAACCTTGAAAACTGACTTCTAAACTGTTTCAAATTGAGCTGGTGTTGAATGTGACCCCACCATGAGAGGAAGAGCAGCAGGACTCACCGTGCTGGGAGAGGGGTATGCGTGGGGGCGTGGCCAGGGCCCCAGAGGGCTTGAAGAAGAAGGCGTGGTTAATATGGGCTCCGAACACAAGCGTCTTCGAACAATGGACGGTCCTCTGGCCACTGGAGGTCCATATCTCCCTGTACGGCTGGCACAGAGacttactgagagagagacaagggggagagagaggagagagccaaATCGTTTTAGTTATACCCtgcatttccctccctctctccctccactccttttttccacccctccctccctccttccacccctccctctcttctatcctccctccctccttccacccctccctccctccttccacccctccctccctcctaacacccctccctctcttctatcctacctccctccttccacccctccctccctccttccacccctccctccctccctccttccacccctccctctcttctatcctccctccctccactcttaCTTCAGGTCACAGCTGTCCTTGTAGCTGGCCCAGTGGTGGAGGGTGAGGCCTGTGAGGGTGCTTGTGTTAGGGGTCGTCCAGCTGCAGTTGAGCCGGCTCTGGTAGTCATTGTGGCATTTCAGGGACTCCAACACAGGGGACACTGCAGTGACAGAGGGGACAGGTCTAGGTACTGAGCTGGCAGAAGATTCAGGTTTAGCTGTTAGCTTCGACTGTGGCCATCTTAGATTAAGGCctgtgtctgatgtgtgtgttctgtgtgtgatgtgtgtgtgttctgtgtgtgatgtgtgtttgttttgtgtgtgatgtgtgtgttgtggttgatAGTGAGGGTTACCGTGTTCTTCTGTGCTCTTGTGGGCTCCGCAGACATCCTGTCCACAAGCCAGGCCCAGAACCGAGAGCACCAAACCACAAGCCACCCAGAGGAGAGGCACTGTTTCTGGGGAGACCAAGGCAGAGTGAGCCAGGGGGAAACTCTCCCTACTGACCAGCACAGAAGATCCGGATCATTCTGGGATGATTTAGCAGTCATCTCATCTGTCTCTTGACACCCAAGATAAAAAATATCAatatctttacattttacataaaTGTTTGGGTAAAATAAACAGAAATGTCACAACACATTGAACTGGAATTATAGGATTATTCCTGAGGTCTTCAGTTCTCACTGAGAGCCCATGCagcatgttacattacattacatttacatttagtcatttagcagacgctcttatccagagcgacatacagtaagtacagggacattcccccgaagcaagcagggtgaaggacacaaagtcagttggcatgaccgggaatcgaactggcaaccttcggattactagcccgattccctcaccgctcagccacctgactccatgttCTCTCAGCTGAATACAAAGAGAGGGTGGTGCAGGCTGGCTACAGTGCCAACACACCGACACACCGACCCACCGACCCACCGACACACCGACCCACCGACCCACCGACACACCGACACACCGACCCACCGACACACCTacacatcaaatcaaatgtatttgtatagccctttttacacgcaagcatgtcacagagggcttcacatacgcccatagaactgcccctcagcagTTCATGTTGCAGGGTCGCAGGATGTACAGTATATCCAAGTGCAGGAAAAGAGGCCAGACCTTATGAACTGTTGTAGAGAATATTTAAGCAATAATAGCACGCCCACACAAATGTTTGTGGTATTGCAAAGTTCTCACAATGCCAATAAGTGACTTCCACCCTGCTTCTTAGTAAATGACACTGACCACTGTGGTGTGTGATCACATCCtccttgtgctctctctctctctctctctctctctctctctctctctctctctctctctctctctctctctctctcatctactGTAGCTCTCTCATCTATTGTTGTGTAAAATGTCTTCAGTCAATCTTCGAAGTTCAAAAAACGGCACTGGAACTCAACaaagtttgatgcaaagtgtatACTGGTCTTCAAGAAAACAAAAATCCCAATAAACGTgatctgatcccgggatcaccTGATCTTCACCCCCTGGGCATGCACTTATATACTGGTTTATGTGCCCACCTATTCTCGTGTACTATTGGTATTTACAGATGGTCTCATATCTTACTCATAACACAATTGGTCACTCGTTCTGGGGGTTTCAGATTTCACTCATAACTTAGCTTTGGTGCCTTAGACCTTGCTTAAATTTGGAGATGTACATTTTGCTGCTGGGTGACAATAATAAGTGTTTCTCTTTAAACAGGTTCTGTAACCCACAATTACGATGAGGCTGCTCACACTGCTTACACAATGAGGCTTGTTGTAAATCCTCCCTACTTAGGGCTAGTGCTGACCTTGTGCAGGCGGCCACAGATAAGATCCTAGGCGTGGGGCCAAAAACAGTGCATCTTGACTTCTAGCTCACGCCTCAGCCTGCGAA is from Osmerus mordax isolate fOsmMor3 chromosome 3, fOsmMor3.pri, whole genome shotgun sequence and encodes:
- the csf2rb gene encoding cytokine receptor common subunit beta, whose protein sequence is METDSVVKCSWRLSRDLAQASTYRLSCRHKDTSQVRYCVNSTVQDEPGESELRFSCLISASDLEHLYVELLPSHNTKEFQSSTTICLDPPREVRVKEDGENWQLTWSASPSASTVTPSYQVRYYPAGAQHVIRDFNVSQGSLSASVLGSSLLPSRPYVAQVRVQVLPDHSSYQGPPSEWSALATWTSKPASFSAPALYSCVAVCAAAIFLLCFFSIPACYKRMVMWEGSLPSPVKSKVLSDIVGGNVKNYPGGLSLPQGSRCRVLSHTTESLDLSLCSTCSMSDLQSLDVDGTSTSRMWMHPLPAAPVLLVQTPDCSGHSFSGPYIFFSSTAAVSPGPRRAANRLSTTSTPCSSALHPPGGESCYVVLPQPRLSCSLEGLARHGNDADGWCGNHVNSSPAETRPGSELLQPPLPDEAPPPTPPCPEVLRSSGPQVLRSSVPQDLRSSVPQVLRASGPRVLSPQVLSPQFLRSSGTQVLRSSGPQSSGPQSSGPQVLSSSGPQVLRTSGPQVLSSSGPQVLSPQVLSSSGPQVLRTSGPQVLRSSGPQVLSPQVLRSSSPQVLKSSVLRSSVLRSSGPQVLRSSGPQSSGPQVLRSSVLRSSVLSPQVLRSSGPQVLSPQVLVSECSQVELAKLTLSKASALEPTALEPTALEPTAVEPTAVEPTALEPTALEPTALEPTALEPTALEPTALEPTALEPTAVEPTAVEPTAVEPTAVEPTALEPTALEPTAVEPTALEPTAVEPTALEPTALEPTAVEPTALEPTARTHNN